A single Hippocampus zosterae strain Florida chromosome 1, ASM2543408v3, whole genome shotgun sequence DNA region contains:
- the tmem88b gene encoding transmembrane protein 88 b, giving the protein MSQDKERLRLGEKLQRNIEHGGKFMSKEFFPTKKLRWTPERESSNDLEEQQEVHQAPHAATTTNSNMSITGTLEKGAHHQVLDLSEELPPHHHPHGNHQSLTSSPAVVGGGETPSRVVVPPPYSAAESGAGGEAQLELRGSLDCWACSVLVTAQNLVIAAVNACLAGLVFGSILTPAIVMVVFGFLCHSTVLPNGTSPYCSDLLTDGGCVALLVVGFLLVTPLLVLALAAYCRLARHLQLGLCFIPYSRAVYKNLPATQHRGLGGCCGGQDGVAGGGKGKVWV; this is encoded by the exons ATGAGTCAAGACAAAGAACGGCTGCGGCTGGGAGAAAAACTGCAAAGGAACATCGAGCACGGCGGGAAATTCATGAGCAAAGAATTTTTCCCCACCAAGAAACTCAGGTGGACTCCCGAGCGGGAAAGCAGCAAcgacctggaggagcagcaAGAGGTTCATCAGGCGCCTCacgcagcaacaacaacaaac TCCAACATGAGTATAACTGGCACTCTGGAAAAGGGGGCACATCATCAGGTCCTGGACCTTTCTGAGGAGCTGCCGCCTCACCATCACCCTCACGGCAACCACCAGTCACTCACCTCCAGTCCCGCGGTGGTAGGAGGTGGGGAGACACCCTCCCGCGTGGTGGTGCCCCCGCCTTACTCGGCAGCCGAGAGCGGGGCGGGCGGCGAAGCCCAGCTGGAGCTGCGGGGGTCCCTAGACTGTTGGGCCTGCTCGGTGCTGGTGACGGCTCAGAACTTGGTCATCGCTGCTGTCAACGCCTGCCTGGCCGGGCTGGTGTTCGGTAGCATCTTGACGCCGGCCATCGTCATGGTGGTCTTCGGTTTCCTCTGCCACTCCACG GTGCTCCCCAACGGGACTAGCCCCTACTGCTCCGATCTGCTGACGGATGGGGGCTGCGTGGCTCTGCTGGTGGTGGGCTTCCTTCTGGTGACCCCTCTGCTGGTGCTGGCGTTGGCCGCCTACTGCCGTCTGGCCAGACATCTCCAGCTGGGCTTGTGCTTCATCCCGTACAGCCGGGCTGTGTACAAGAACCTGCCGGCCACTCAACACCGCGGGCTGGGGGGTTGCTGCGGGGGTCAGGACGGGGTGGCCGGCGGAGGCAAGGGAAAGGTCTgggtatga